The genomic DNA AAAGAGGCTGTTGGTGCTGCCACTGAAGACCTGAGCCATATCAAAGGTACCACCCGTGCCGGCGTTGAACTGCGATGCTGGCGGGATGCTGCTGGCCTGGCTCTCGCTGCCGATGCCATCGAAGAAGAGACTGCTGGCTCCCGGCGACCCGCCACTGTAAACGAACTCCTTGGCGTTGGGGGAGAGCTGCGACTGCGGGGCTTGGCTCCCAGCGCTCCCGACAAAGTTCAGAGAGTGCATAGACAGAGAGAGGCCCTTGTGCTTCAGCAGGTTGGTGGTGGGAGACCTGACCATCCttggctgctgcccagcccctgctccgccgccccctcccgcgGCTCCTCCACCCTTCTTCATCTTGGTAGAGCCGAATTTTGTGGCAGCAAAGGTGGCAGTGGTGAAAGTGATGGGCTGGGCAGAGCGAGGGATGAAGGTGGGGCTGGGCGACTGGCCGAAGGAGGGGGACGGAGAGTTGGACAGTGAGTTGTCCTGGCTGCCAATGGGGACAAATACCTGGGCATCAGGGTTGAAGCTGCTCTTGATTTctttgtccagctctgcagcactgcagccctCGCTGTCATCCAGGTAGAGGACCTTGACAGAGCCCTTCTCACCAATTTGGTAGGAAACCTCAAAAGGATCGATCCAGACGCTCAGCTCTTCCGGCACATTGGCACGCACATCCTCCACGGCCAGCCCACTCCGCTTGGCTGCCAGCTCCACCACCGGATCCACCGTCTCCCCTATATGAACACAGCGATAGCCAGATCCCTTCAGAGGCTTCTCTGGGTACCAGTGACCttcatatttcttcttcagCAGGCGCTCTAGCTCCTCACCAAACAAATCTGCCCGCCTCCGAGGAAGCTTGTTGTACAGGTATGAGATGATGAAGTTAAGAGCAACTTTGATCTCCAGATGCATACTCCCTTCGCGGCAAGCAAGTCAGGGCAGCGTATTAAAAGAGACAAAATGACACACGCATAGACAAGATTTGGCTCCAAAGAGACctagggaaagagagaaaagcatgGATGAAGATGAGAGAACACAACAACTCTCCACCTGTTGAGATAAACAGCCACACTTCTTCATTAACAAAAGCAGAATGAGCAGTTTGCACAAACACTAATGAAAAGTGATGCTCTCTAAAAGAATCACTCCAAATTTACTGGCCATCAAAACAGAGAGATGCTGGTGGGGAGGCATCTCCCTGCTCCTCTACAGAAGAAATAAGGGCATAGCTACTACCCACATACAGGCACGTACATTATACTTACCTCGCTGCCAAGTACCACTGCTGAAACCCCGGTAGGCCAACCGTCTGCTCCAGCAGAGCTATTTCGGCACATCGAACGCGCCTCTCTCTGCCTTGGCACTCAGCTGCTTCCAGCACGGCTCACCTGCACCAGCCTCTCCACAACACAAACGCACCCGCCACCCAAACAGCCTCGTAACTCACTCAGCAGCTTGTGCACAGACCCGCTGGCACTCAGGACAGCGGGGCCAGACTCTCCTCCGGGAGCCCCGGGGGTTGTGCCGGGTGCCGCATCCTGCTGGCACAAGCGCagaagggatgagaaggagcgAGGGAGGGTGCTGAGGCACCAGCTGCCCGCCCCTTGTTTACTATCCCCTTGACTGGCAGGCATGTATCTTATTAAGTGTACCCAGTTGAGGCTCCGCCTAGCTACAAGCCTAAAATCCCAGTTTAATTCatcggggtggggggaggggcgcAGGAAACGTGTGGGGGTCACAAAACGCACATGTGCCAACACAGCCTGTCCAAAACAGCTCACATTGCTTATCCCCGCGCAGAGGGAAGACGAGCTCTGCCAAGAGCAGGTACCTACTTAATAAAAAACTAAAATTGCTTGCCAAAGACTGAAGTaatcctccttccctccctccctcgtGAGGAAGTCTCTGAAATGGAGAGAACCCACAAAAGCACAATGCGAAACCACAACACTCAACTCTCCCATTATACACAGATTTGCAAACAATGTCTGggtacaaaaaaaaccccaaaccaacccagGTAGGTCAGCACCGTGCTCTGTCACCCGTCCAAAGAGAACAAATCCCACAGATATTTTAGGAGGAAGCAAACTTCCAGTGGCCTCCACACCTCTCCAGGGGCAAGCAGAATATCCAGTTTTTAATTGGCAGCTTAGTCAGAGGCTGCTCTGTCTCCAGCTGCCCTCACCTTGCTCAAACAGACACACCATGCTCACCCGTCTTCCTAAAATGGGCTTCAGGGATGCTCTCACGCAGCACTCAAGCCCATGTTTACGACCTGCACCAATTATTTGGGGGGCGGGGATGGAGTACAAACATACAGAGTCAGCATTCCGCTGAAAAAAAACAGGAATCCCAGCAGCACAACCAGGTAGCCATGCTGGTCTAggtcagaaggaagaaaaaaacctgaccaGACTCGTTTGCTTGGTCTAGTTTAGTGGACAAGAAGGATTAAATAAATTCTAAAGAAATCCTCAAATATTTTGAGGCTTTATTACAAAAAAGGGGATGAGGATTCTAGGCTTTTTCTGAACTAGTGTGAGTTCAGAAAGGCTTGGCTTTAGGATGACAGTAACCAGAAGCAGATCCTACACCTCAGGTCTCCCAACAAGGTGGTCAGTTCTGGAAGGAATCCCCTTTGGGTTTGACTCCGCAACAAGAAAAACCACAGGAATgagggggagggaaagaagcCTTGTGTTTAAAACCTGCTTTAAGGAACTACTGCAATGTAACAACTTTTGGTAGGTCACCGAGAACCAATCAAGTTAAAATAAGAACAGACAAACACCAAAGAAATAAGTAACCAGAGTTTTTCAGAGAATGGCAATGAAAAGCcattttcagaaagcaagtCTTGGCATGGAGAGGGAGCCATTTTCAGAgcaaacagcacagagaaaccCCTGAAAAAACACAACTAAACATTAACAAGAGCTTATATGGCACATGCTACCTCAAGGCAGGATAACATGGAGCCCTCTTGCTCCTTTGGCTTTGAGGCACCTGAAGGAGAAGACAGCTTGGGATCCCAGCAAATTAAGCAGGAAGAGAACAGACAATTTGTAAATCTTTTAACCTTGTGTGATAAATTCAAATCCGCTTTCAAAATCTATTAAGAAATCAGAAATTACAGATTGGGAAAGAAGCAAAGGCCAAAATTTGTTACCGCCCTATTTGCAACACAAACACCTCAATATACTTTGAGGAGCCCACATCCTCATCAACCGCCTGCAGAAAAGATTGAGGAGATACAATCATAAATCGCtgcctcctttcttctctttagaaGTACTCCCTCTCCCTGAAAGGGGAATACTGTGTACCTTGAGTATAAAAAAGATGAGTTAATTAGCTTAATAATGCCAACAGCTACCAAGATAGCTGCATAGAGCTGATACTTGTAGAAGGCACAAAAAGTCAAGAGATACCGTCAAGTCTTCACGTTGTTGATACAGTAAGATGTGCTCCAGTAGGAACCCCTCAAATCTCTTTCTACTGCACCAAACTGTGATAACGTGGTaataaaatggaaggaaaaaacaaacaaacaaaaaacccctgctgGAGTAGCATGGTTCCAAGACAAGAAACAACTAAATATAAATTGTAAGAGGTATTCTGACAAGTCTTCCACGAAGAGAGGCCTGCCCGCACTGACAGGATCTCCAAAGCCAAGGCTTACTGCACCACGGGCAGAACACGGAGGTACCAGCAGGGAACAaagggctgctctcagctctGCGGAGGGAGCGCAGGAGCCCCCTCAGAGCCCCGCTCACCGTCGCGCTGACGTGCTGGAGGAGAGAGGCCAAATAACCACTTGTATCAGAGGAGAGCAAACAGGAGACCGATGTGCTCTCCTCCCGGCTACGCACACACGGCAGGTGACCTTGCGAGTCTCTCTCCCAGCTCCGGAGAGAGGCCTGGCCCCGGGACACGGaggccgccgcctccccggggGCATCTCCAGGGACTTTAAAAGGCGGCGGCCACGACGGCCTGTGGTCCCACGGCCGGCCACACCCGGCCGGGACAAGGGGCCCCTTTCCAACCTCCCCCACCCACGGACGGTGGAGGGGCTCCCCGACTCGAGTGAGCGGCCCTGCGGGGACCCACCCGCGGCAGCCGGCCGGCCGCCCCGTCCCCGGGAGAGCGGCGATCTCTGGTGACCGGGCCGGACAGCCCGCGCCCCCCACCCCGGCGCCGCGGAGCACTCTGGGCGTTGTAgtctcccccccccgccccgcgacCTACTTCGCCTCCGGACTACAGCTCCCGTCGCGCCccgcggccggcccggcccggcgcttCGCCCGGCGAGGCAGGGCACAAAATTTTCCACGGCACATGCGCCCTggggcccgcccgccccggcgctGCCCACGGCGGGGAACAcgccccgcggcccggcgctCGGTACCGCCGGGCAGCCgcccccttcctcccttctcctccctctcgGCAGGGACGGGGAGGCGCGTCCCCACCCCACGGCTGCGGGACGGTGCCCACGAGGCCGCAAGCCCCGTGTGGCCCCTCACCCCCCGACTCTCTCGCCGCTACCGGTCCCCATCCCCGCGGCGGGGTACGCGGGCTCGCAAACGCGGTTCCCAAAAGAGCGGAGGGGAAGGTCCCCCCCCAAGGGCGAGCTCCCGGCCCCGCACACCCCGTGGGGCACCGCGGCGGCCCCCGAGGCCTCGAGGATCGGGCTGTGAGGGCTGCagcacccccggccccccctcCCGACACCTCCCAAAGGAAACCAGGCCCCGACCTTCCCCGGCAGCCGCACGACCCCGTCCCAAGGCCGGCCGTGCCCGCGAAGGGCATCTCGGCCGGGCCCCCCCGCCTTCACGGGGAAGCAGAGCCCCTTCGCCGGGAGAGGGGCCGGCGGcgcccggcccagccccagcagcgccTTTGTTGTTCCCGAGCTTCTCCCCACACGGAGCCGGCGGAGGCTGCGCCCACCGTGCGGGGAGGGAGACAGCCCAGCGacaccccctgtcccccggcAGCCCAGGGTGCCCGCCGCCACCCCCGGGCCCAGCCTGCCCCAGGCGGGGCTGAGCCGCACCCCGTCCCCCCATCGGACTGGGGAGGGGAGCAGACCGAACAAAATGGTGAATTGGGGCACTGCAAAGTGCCACCGACCCAATGACTttcacccccccaccccgccccttAAAACCCCATTAATCCTTCCCCCGGGGACTGGCAGCCACACGGTAGCTCCACGGACGGATAAATTACCCCcccgggcggggagggggacgATGAGCCCCCTCAGGTCCAATCCACAAAGGAGTGCGGGCTTGGGGACCTGGCCCGAGAAGGTGTGGCGGGGGAGGGACGCGTCCCCGGTCCCACTTACTTCGTCCTCGGCTCCAGAGCCGGCGGCTGTCGGGGGCCGTGGGCGCTGCCGGCAGAGCCCGGACGGTGCGTACAGGTCTCTGCCCCGTCCCCTCCGTTGCTTTATCCCCGGCGGTGCGGTTCCTCCGCGGGGCGGGCCTAGGGGCTGTGGTACGGAACACCCAGAGGTGGGGGTGGGAGTCCGGGTGCAGGTGCCTGTGTCGTTGTCGTCGTCGTCGCCGCCGCTCGGCCTCGCCCCACCGGCCCGGAGCCGCCCGCGCCCTGGCCCCAAGTGAGCCAACTCACGGCAAACTTTCACCCTTAGCAACCCCGCGCAGGGATCCGCGCTCCCGCCCAGCGTGATGCGGCCGCGGAGGGCGGGCCGGGACTACTTCCGCCGCCCCTCACCGCCCGCAGCGCCCCGGGGACGGGGGGAGGGGGCTGCGAttcccctttttctcccttttttcctcctcccggCGGCCGCACCGGGGAGCGCCCGACTGTGGGCGcgaggggaaggaaggggcgGGGGGTTTAGCGGGGATGAGGATTGACTTGAGGAGTTCCCCAAGCGGCTTAGCCGGAGGCGGGGGGGCACAGCGAGGGGATCGAACGGCAGGGGGGACGGAAGGAACCGGCCGCTTTTCTCCTCGCCTCCGCGCCCTACGGGTGCCTGGCAGCTGCCGCCACAGCTGGGCGACACGCGGCgttggggggctctggggaaTTCGTGCTCCCCAGCGTACAAGCTCCCCGCACAACCCAGCGGAGCCTCAACGACTCCCGTGCTGGAGCCCCCAGACCCCGCTAACGGCGCGGGCGGGCACAGTGCGGGGGTGAGGCGCCGCGAAGGGCGTGAGAAGAGGTAACCCCGGCTCCCTCCGGCAATGCAGACCCCTAGGGACCCCCAGGGACAACCACGGGCGGGGAGGCCGGGGAGCTGCGGACCTGTCTCCTCCGGGGACAACGGGGCGAGGCCAAGCAaggctggctgctgccaccGCAGGGACGGCAGGGGCAAGCACAACATCCCTACAAcgcccccaccccagcaccccgaGGCAAGGAGGGCGCCTCAGACCCGCCGGCACCGCGTTCCCCGCGGACTACTTTGTCTCTGCACGCCTGTGCGCCTCCGCCTTCAGCGGAGGGCCGGCCCAGCCGCGGCTGAGGCGAGAGACCAGCAAGGTGTGCGAGCGGCGGCCGTGCTAAAAATAACTGCAGCGTATTAGCAACAGCCTTCCCATTGGCTGACTAGGCCCGGCGGCGCCTCCGGATTGGTGAGCTGCCCCAGCCAGTGAAACGAGGGGGGTGTGCGCGGGGGGcggtgccggggctgccgggagTTGTAGTCGCCAGGGCGGCCGCGGCCTCTCCCGGCTCCGACCCGCACCGCGGGGTGTTCGGGGGCTCCGGCTGGGCCGGGCGGGCCAGCAGAGCCGTTACGCCGGTGCCGCGGCTGGTGCAAGGCCACCGCAGCCATCTGGGTCATGGGCGGCGGGCAGGCACCTGTGCCCCCAAAGGCAGAACCTCTGCTGCCTGCTAAAGGCACTCACCTCGTGCCACGTGGCTTTTATTTGGCAAATAAAACTCAAGAATGAGAAGAAACAAGTGCACTTGCTTTGGGGTAGGAGGGGATACGCAGCCATGGCAACAATAGTCCCCCAAAACAGTTGCACATGGAGAAGCATTACAGGGGGCTGTATTTTTCTAAGGTCTGTGTTTAAAGGGTGCCAGTTTCCAGCGTACACGGCTCCACGCTCTTATTTTAAGCCAGACTTGTTACCAGTtctgaggaaaatgaagaaaatcccTACAGCCACCCGCAGGCCACATACTTTACGGTCCAAGGCTATCAACTTTGGACAGACACCGCCTGCCAAAGGCTCTCATTGCCCACACATATGGCAGCTTTTGAGCAGAGTAAAGCTCCAAACAAGCAGAAGGGGCACCAAGAACGGCGCTTCCAAGCCCTCCCAGACACGTGCTGGGCGGTTTCCTCAGAGCCGACACAAACAGACCAGGGAGGTAGAACCGGTCTTGGTGACCAAACTGCTACTGCAGTCCCTGTCACGGCAGGAGCAGCTTGCCTGGCCCTCAGCTGGGCCTGTGAA from Caloenas nicobarica isolate bCalNic1 chromosome 1, bCalNic1.hap1, whole genome shotgun sequence includes the following:
- the TOB2 gene encoding protein Tob2, with product MHLEIKVALNFIISYLYNKLPRRRADLFGEELERLLKKKYEGHWYPEKPLKGSGYRCVHIGETVDPVVELAAKRSGLAVEDVRANVPEELSVWIDPFEVSYQIGEKGSVKVLYLDDSEGCSAAELDKEIKSSFNPDAQVFVPIGSQDNSLSNSPSPSFGQSPSPTFIPRSAQPITFTTATFAATKFGSTKMKKGGGAAGGGGGAGAGQQPRMVRSPTTNLLKHKGLSLSMHSLNFVGSAGSQAPQSQLSPNAKEFVYSGGSPGASSLFFDGIGSESQASSIPPASQFNAGTGGTFDMAQVFSGSTNSLFLEKSPFVEGLSYNLNAMQYPSQSFQPVVLAN